DNA from Paraburkholderia sp. ZP32-5:
TCACGATCAAGATCAATCCAGAAAAGATCCGCGACGTGATCGGTAAGGGCGGCTCCGTGATCCGCGCGCTGACCGAGGAAACCGGCACGACGATCGATATCTCCGACGACGGCGTTGTTACCATCGCGAGCACGAGCAGCGAAGGGATGGCCGAAGCGAAGAAGCGTATCGAGAACATCACGCTGGAAGTCGAAGTGGGCCAGGTCTACGAAGGCACCGTGCTCAAGCTGCTCGATTTCGGCGCGATCGTGAACATCCTGCCGGGCAAGGATGGTCTGCTGCATATTTCCGAAATCGCCAACGAGCGCATCAAGGACATCAACGACTATCTGAAGGATGGCCAGCAAGTGAAGGTCAAGGTCATCCAGACGGACGAGAAGGGCCGTGTGCGTCTGTCGGCGAAGGCATTGCTGAACGACGCGCCGCAAGGCGAACCGACTCCGCAGTAATGCGGTAAAAGAAAACGGCCGGCAGCGTGCAAGCGCGCCGGCCGTTTTTCATGCAGGATGGATTGCGTTGCAGATCTCAAACGCGACGCGGCCGGTCGCGGTGGGTATTCTGCTTGCATGCGGGACAGCGCGAGGCTGCCGGCGGTGTGCTTCACGGCTGAGTTCGCAGCGGCAAAGCGGCAGGTGGCGGCAACGGGTAGGCAACGCAATCCAATCTTGGAGTTGACGCAGATGAAAGCGATCGAAATCACCGAATTCGGTGCGCCTGAAGTCCTCAAGCTGGCGGAGCGTCCGATGCCGCAGCCCAAGGCGGGCGAGGTGTTGATCAAGGTGGCGGCGTCCGGCATTAACCGTCCGGATGTGTTTCAGCGCAAGGGCGGCTATGCACCGCCGCCGGGTGCCTCGGATCTGCCGGGACTCGAAGTGGCGGGCGAAATCGTCGGCGGAACGATCGACGAAAAGAACAACCCGTTCGGCCTGAAAATTGGCGATCGTGTGTGCGCGCTGCTGGCGGGCGGAGGGTATGCGGAATACGCCACCGCGCCGCTGCTGCAGTGCCTGCCGGCGCCGGCCGGTCTGTCGGATGTGGAGGCGGCATCGCTGCCCGAGACCTTTTTCACGGTCTGGAGCAACGTATTCAACCGTGCGCAGCTCGGTAAAGGCGAGGGCGGCCCGAACGAAACTCTGCTCGTGCAGGGCGGCTCGAGCGGCATCGGCGTGACGGCGATTCAGATTGCGCATGCGCTGGGTTTTCGCGTGTTCGCGACCGCGGGGTCCGACGAAAAGTGCCGCGCATGCGAAGCACTCGGCGCCGAGCGGGCAATCAACTACAAGACTGAAGATTTCGTCGAGGTGATCAAGTCTCTGACCAACGATCGGGGCGTCGACGTGATCCTCGACATGGTGGCCGGCAACTACGTGCCGCGCGAACTTTCGGCGCTCGCCGATGGCGGGCGCATCGTGCTGATTGCGCTGCTCGGCGGCGCGAAGGCGGAGCTGAATCTGAA
Protein-coding regions in this window:
- a CDS encoding NAD(P)H-quinone oxidoreductase, with protein sequence MKAIEITEFGAPEVLKLAERPMPQPKAGEVLIKVAASGINRPDVFQRKGGYAPPPGASDLPGLEVAGEIVGGTIDEKNNPFGLKIGDRVCALLAGGGYAEYATAPLLQCLPAPAGLSDVEAASLPETFFTVWSNVFNRAQLGKGEGGPNETLLVQGGSSGIGVTAIQIAHALGFRVFATAGSDEKCRACEALGAERAINYKTEDFVEVIKSLTNDRGVDVILDMVAGNYVPRELSALADGGRIVLIALLGGAKAELNLNEVLRRRLAVTGSTLRPRPIEFKAQIAAQLKEHVWPHIEAGRIKPVVHRVFPAAQAAEAHALMESSTHVGKIVLTWGQDA